One Streptosporangium sp. NBC_01495 DNA window includes the following coding sequences:
- the aepY gene encoding phosphonopyruvate decarboxylase: protein MIDARTLLGELTVRGVADVTGVPCSYLTPLINRVASDPAVGYVPATHEGEAVAVATGCWLAGVTAGVIAQNSGLGNMVNPLTSLNQPSAIPIPLVVTWRGEPGRPDEPQHGLMGAITPALLELLGIGHSVVPADPAGLTHCLDAGWAAMSRERLPYAFVLREGVVAPEALDEKVPPAPRVPGIVRHGRNGPAPSRVAALEHLLGVLPDAAAVVSTTGKTSRELYTLADRPQHFYMVGAMGSAAAVGLGVARHAARPVVVVDGDGAALMRLGTLATVGAHPAPNLTHVLLDNGVHDSTGGQRSLAAQVDFPAMAAACGYAQVHDCDDLVGFVDALKAAQAEDGPAFVYLRIRPGSMAQLGRPRVHPSDVARRFRDFVTGPAR, encoded by the coding sequence GTGATCGACGCGCGCACCCTGCTGGGTGAGCTGACCGTCCGCGGGGTGGCCGACGTCACGGGCGTGCCCTGCTCCTATCTGACCCCGCTGATCAACCGCGTGGCCTCCGACCCGGCGGTGGGGTATGTGCCCGCCACCCACGAGGGAGAGGCCGTGGCCGTGGCCACGGGCTGCTGGCTGGCCGGTGTCACGGCGGGTGTCATCGCCCAGAACTCCGGCCTGGGCAACATGGTGAACCCCCTGACCTCGCTGAACCAGCCGAGCGCCATCCCGATCCCCCTCGTCGTCACCTGGAGGGGGGAGCCGGGCCGGCCCGACGAGCCGCAGCACGGGCTGATGGGCGCCATCACACCGGCCCTGCTTGAGCTCCTCGGGATCGGCCACTCGGTGGTGCCCGCCGACCCTGCCGGCCTCACCCACTGCCTGGACGCGGGCTGGGCGGCGATGAGCCGCGAGCGGCTGCCGTACGCCTTCGTCCTGCGCGAGGGCGTCGTGGCACCCGAGGCCCTCGACGAGAAGGTCCCGCCCGCCCCTCGCGTCCCCGGCATCGTCCGTCACGGCCGGAACGGGCCCGCTCCCAGCCGCGTCGCGGCCCTGGAGCACCTGCTCGGCGTCCTGCCCGACGCGGCGGCCGTGGTGTCCACCACCGGCAAGACCAGCCGCGAGCTCTACACCCTCGCGGACCGGCCGCAGCATTTCTACATGGTCGGCGCGATGGGGTCGGCCGCCGCGGTCGGCCTCGGCGTGGCCAGGCACGCGGCGCGACCGGTGGTGGTGGTCGACGGAGACGGCGCGGCCCTGATGCGGCTGGGTACGCTCGCCACCGTCGGAGCCCACCCCGCGCCCAACCTGACCCACGTCCTGCTGGACAACGGCGTGCACGACTCCACGGGAGGCCAGCGGAGCCTGGCGGCGCAGGTGGACTTCCCCGCGATGGCGGCCGCCTGCGGGTACGCCCAGGTGCACGACTGCGACGACCTGGTCGGCTTCGTCGACGCGCTCAAGGCCGCGCAGGCGGAGGACGGGCCGGCGTTCGTCTACCTGAGGATCCGGCCGGGTTCGATGGCCCAACTCGGCCGGCCGCGCGTACACCCGTCGGACGTGGCGCGGCGGTTCAGGGACTTCGTGACGGGACCGGCCCGGTGA
- the aepX gene encoding phosphoenolpyruvate mutase — MTTTGSQQLHWPEAEAEASPGARLRALLTSPEPALLMGAHDGLSARIAADSGFPGLWASGFCISTALGVRDSDEASWTDLLGMIARVVEAAGLPVLVDGDTGYGNFNTARLFTAQAERIGAAGVCLEDKVFPKMNSFVGDAHALAPIGEFCGKIAACREVLTDPEFVVVARVEALIAGAGLAEALRRAEAYRRAGADAIFIHSRQSTIKEIAEFAGEWDGRLPLVIAPTTYHSTPLEEFAELGISGVIWANQSMRAAVTAMRQACRSLLAEGPKAVEPTIATLNEVFTLMGYQKLAADEERYARLHSDLDDS, encoded by the coding sequence ATGACCACAACCGGTTCTCAGCAACTGCACTGGCCGGAGGCCGAAGCGGAGGCCAGCCCCGGGGCCAGGCTGCGCGCGCTCCTCACGAGCCCGGAACCAGCCCTGCTGATGGGCGCGCACGACGGCCTGAGCGCGCGCATCGCGGCCGACAGCGGATTCCCCGGGCTGTGGGCCTCGGGCTTCTGCATCTCGACCGCGCTGGGGGTACGAGACAGCGACGAGGCGTCGTGGACCGACCTGCTGGGCATGATCGCCAGGGTGGTGGAGGCGGCCGGGCTTCCGGTGCTGGTCGACGGCGACACGGGCTACGGCAACTTCAACACCGCCAGGCTGTTCACCGCGCAGGCCGAGCGGATCGGCGCCGCGGGGGTGTGCCTGGAGGACAAGGTCTTCCCGAAGATGAACTCGTTCGTCGGCGACGCGCACGCCCTGGCGCCGATCGGCGAGTTCTGCGGGAAGATCGCCGCCTGCCGGGAGGTGCTCACCGATCCGGAGTTCGTGGTCGTGGCGCGGGTCGAGGCGTTGATCGCCGGTGCCGGGCTGGCCGAGGCGCTTCGCCGGGCGGAGGCCTATCGGCGGGCCGGTGCCGACGCCATCTTCATCCACTCCCGGCAGTCCACCATTAAGGAGATCGCCGAGTTCGCCGGGGAATGGGACGGACGGCTGCCCCTGGTCATCGCGCCGACCACCTACCACTCGACCCCGCTTGAGGAGTTCGCCGAACTCGGCATCTCCGGGGTGATCTGGGCCAACCAGAGCATGCGCGCGGCCGTGACCGCGATGCGGCAGGCCTGCCGGTCGCTGCTCGCCGAGGGGCCGAAGGCGGTGGAGCCGACGATCGCCACGCTGAACGAGGTGTTCACCCTGATGGGCTACCAGAAGCTCGCCGCGGACGAGGAGCGGTACGCCAGGCTCCACTCGGACTTGGACGACTCGTGA
- a CDS encoding C-terminal binding protein encodes MRVVYTDAAWALDDTGRPNPAQADIERDVFGPGVDLSLGLFTDRYRTEGPDFHDHVREADALVIYRCRVTRELLDAVGPKCRVVARSGVGIDNLNAPLLAEAGVIGFNVPDYCGDEVSTHTLALLLALERRICTQDRLVRSGRWNIHAGGVPRRLATRTAGIVGFGRIGRVTARKLRAFYDRIVAYDPYVSADLMAGHGVAAAADLAELFGAADAVVVHAALTGETDQLIGADALAHLRPGAFLVNTARGRLVDVSAVLDALERGVLGGFASDVFSPEDPNDDPVARKLLGRDDVVVSAHRAFLSVESERSARRRVAEGVASVLEGGPPPSEGRVA; translated from the coding sequence ATGCGTGTCGTTTACACCGACGCGGCCTGGGCCCTGGACGACACGGGCCGGCCGAACCCGGCCCAGGCCGACATCGAGCGGGACGTGTTCGGGCCCGGCGTCGATCTCAGCCTCGGGCTGTTCACCGATCGCTACCGGACCGAAGGACCCGACTTCCACGACCACGTACGCGAGGCCGACGCCCTGGTGATCTACCGCTGCCGGGTCACCAGGGAACTCCTCGACGCCGTCGGGCCGAAGTGCCGGGTCGTCGCCCGCAGCGGCGTCGGCATCGACAACCTCAACGCGCCGCTGCTCGCCGAGGCCGGCGTCATCGGCTTCAACGTCCCCGACTACTGCGGCGACGAGGTCAGCACCCACACGCTCGCGCTGCTGCTGGCCCTGGAGCGCCGGATCTGCACCCAGGACAGGCTCGTCAGGTCCGGCCGGTGGAACATCCACGCCGGCGGGGTGCCCCGGCGCCTGGCTACGCGGACCGCCGGCATCGTCGGTTTCGGCCGCATCGGCCGGGTGACCGCCAGGAAGCTGCGGGCCTTCTACGACAGGATCGTCGCCTACGACCCGTACGTGTCGGCGGACCTGATGGCCGGTCACGGCGTCGCCGCCGCGGCCGACCTCGCCGAGCTGTTCGGCGCCGCCGACGCGGTGGTGGTCCACGCGGCGCTCACCGGCGAGACCGACCAGCTGATCGGCGCGGACGCGCTCGCGCACCTGCGGCCGGGCGCCTTCCTGGTCAACACGGCCAGGGGCCGCCTGGTCGACGTCTCCGCCGTCCTCGACGCCCTCGAACGGGGCGTACTGGGCGGCTTCGCCTCCGACGTGTTCAGTCCCGAGGACCCGAACGACGACCCGGTGGCCCGCAAACTGCTGGGACGCGACGACGTGGTGGTGTCGGCGCACCGCGCGTTCCTGTCCGTCGAGTCGGAGCGGAGTGCCCGGCGACGGGTGGCCGAAGGGGTCGCGTCCGTGCTGGAAGGCGGCCCCCCACCCTCGGAGGGCCGGGTCGCCTGA
- a CDS encoding histidine kinase, protein MRVDTYKVVHWMNVRKMTTRQVAEASGLDHGHLEGMLGVPGDGEWPDATTTAVARTLRIEPEKLGASGRRDLTVVTRTAEELRATRRPIQRDGIHFYNYYTMAAPPGAVAPVILDILCPAGRVPALNNGHLEPAITVNLGPGDIHGRWGEELDDTTWQVIRANVEDDAWIVGDSYVEPSYCPHSYSLVSDVPARIVSYTGQSNLAGLLEDVNDWAEPAVLELVDRLGRDPSPSALADMLLARRGHTLESAAATLSMSGEKLAAALDDGSADVLRELGSALGFDHRLLLRPERRHDAAGKTYREVAECRRDARTFRGYEVTSLAAAPHLPDLVGQYMRVTGDTGGELCEPAETHYLVTQGTVELRWTAADGRTGTAELGVDGTAWAAPFVTHRWSGDGALIKLGSGRHLGYLDLYELTNTYAAASTLRRGRRDGRSWGYDS, encoded by the coding sequence ATGCGCGTTGACACGTACAAAGTCGTTCACTGGATGAACGTCCGCAAGATGACGACCCGGCAGGTCGCCGAGGCCTCCGGCCTCGACCACGGGCACCTTGAAGGGATGCTCGGCGTGCCCGGCGACGGGGAGTGGCCCGACGCGACGACCACCGCGGTCGCCCGGACGCTCCGGATCGAGCCGGAGAAGCTCGGTGCCAGCGGCCGGCGCGACCTGACCGTGGTCACGCGGACCGCGGAGGAGCTGCGGGCCACGCGGCGGCCCATACAGCGGGACGGCATCCACTTCTACAACTACTACACGATGGCGGCGCCGCCCGGCGCGGTCGCACCGGTCATCCTCGACATCCTCTGTCCCGCCGGCCGCGTCCCGGCCCTCAACAACGGGCATCTGGAGCCCGCGATCACCGTCAACCTCGGTCCCGGCGACATCCACGGCCGCTGGGGAGAGGAGCTCGACGACACGACCTGGCAGGTGATCAGGGCCAACGTCGAGGACGACGCGTGGATCGTCGGCGACTCCTACGTCGAGCCCTCCTACTGCCCGCACAGCTACTCGCTGGTCTCGGACGTCCCGGCCCGCATCGTGTCCTACACCGGCCAGTCCAACCTGGCCGGGCTGCTGGAGGACGTCAACGACTGGGCGGAACCCGCCGTCCTGGAACTCGTCGACCGGCTCGGCCGGGACCCGTCCCCGTCCGCGCTGGCCGACATGCTGCTGGCACGCCGCGGCCACACCCTCGAATCGGCGGCGGCGACCCTGAGCATGAGCGGGGAGAAGCTGGCCGCGGCCCTCGACGACGGCTCCGCCGACGTGCTGCGCGAGCTGGGCTCCGCGCTCGGTTTCGACCACCGGCTGCTGCTGCGCCCTGAGCGCAGGCACGACGCCGCGGGCAAGACGTACCGGGAGGTCGCCGAGTGCCGGCGGGACGCCCGGACCTTCCGTGGGTACGAGGTCACGTCGCTGGCCGCCGCCCCGCACCTGCCCGACCTGGTCGGCCAGTACATGCGGGTGACCGGTGACACCGGCGGGGAGCTGTGCGAACCCGCCGAGACGCACTACCTGGTGACCCAGGGCACGGTGGAGCTCCGCTGGACCGCCGCCGACGGCCGGACCGGGACCGCCGAGCTGGGCGTGGACGGGACGGCCTGGGCCGCCCCCTTCGTGACGCACCGCTGGTCGGGCGACGGCGCGCTGATCAAGCTCGGCTCCGGGCGGCACCTCGGCTACCTGGACCTGTACGAGCTCACCAACACCTACGCCGCCGCCTCGACGCTGCGCCGCGGACGCCGTGACGGCCGCAGCTGGGGTTACGACTCCTGA
- a CDS encoding iron-containing alcohol dehydrogenase, which produces MSVAHIPVDTLIMESPRTLIGAGRAAAVAKEAESVARSAFHPVRVLLVVGTGFSRRPWRGRIVDALRPVRLRVAVQPAMPTPASVARLAGEARAHRADVVVAVGGGSVMDGAKAAAALAYEPADPTPESVAVACEEGAPAEGVPVVAVPTTPGTGAEATSFATVWDVDRGRKLSLRGDSVLPAVAILDPDLLLGLPGPQLTCGLLDTFAQALEGAWSTRADARAEALGAAAWARLSWLLDRPYRSLEAPAASEREAVLLAGHYAGRAIAVAGTTVCHALSYPLTLRYGLNHGQACGVTLGRVLRYNAAVEDGDCADARGAGRVRAAIAGVVAAAGADDAFTLARRIEAFLASADLPPVPDLRPDAARIAAEALGYDRAGNNPRRLSIKSLTHLLTTTAP; this is translated from the coding sequence ATGTCTGTTGCACATATTCCGGTCGACACCCTGATTATGGAATCCCCAAGGACCCTGATAGGAGCGGGGCGGGCCGCTGCCGTGGCAAAAGAGGCCGAAAGCGTGGCACGAAGCGCATTTCATCCCGTCCGGGTTCTTCTGGTGGTCGGGACCGGATTCTCCCGGCGCCCGTGGCGCGGCCGAATCGTCGACGCGTTACGCCCGGTCCGTCTCCGCGTGGCCGTCCAACCCGCCATGCCGACGCCCGCGTCCGTCGCCCGGCTGGCCGGTGAGGCTCGCGCCCACCGGGCGGACGTGGTGGTCGCGGTGGGCGGCGGCAGCGTCATGGACGGCGCGAAGGCCGCGGCCGCCCTCGCCTACGAGCCCGCCGACCCCACTCCGGAGTCCGTGGCCGTCGCGTGCGAGGAGGGCGCCCCCGCCGAAGGGGTACCGGTCGTCGCCGTTCCCACCACCCCGGGCACGGGCGCGGAGGCCACGTCGTTCGCCACGGTCTGGGACGTGGACCGGGGCCGCAAGCTCTCGCTGCGCGGGGACTCCGTGCTCCCCGCCGTCGCGATCCTCGACCCCGACCTGCTCCTCGGGCTCCCCGGCCCGCAGCTCACCTGCGGCCTCCTCGACACCTTCGCCCAGGCCCTTGAGGGGGCGTGGTCGACGCGTGCCGACGCGCGGGCCGAGGCGCTGGGCGCGGCGGCGTGGGCCCGGCTGTCCTGGCTGCTCGACCGGCCGTACCGGTCCCTGGAGGCTCCGGCGGCCTCGGAGCGGGAGGCCGTGCTGCTCGCCGGACACTACGCGGGCCGCGCCATCGCGGTCGCCGGCACCACGGTGTGCCACGCGCTCTCCTACCCGCTGACCCTGCGCTACGGCCTGAACCACGGCCAGGCGTGCGGCGTCACGCTGGGACGGGTGCTGCGGTACAACGCGGCCGTCGAGGACGGGGACTGCGCCGACGCGCGCGGGGCCGGTCGAGTGCGCGCCGCCATCGCCGGCGTCGTCGCCGCCGCGGGAGCGGACGACGCCTTCACCCTGGCCCGGCGGATCGAGGCGTTCCTCGCGTCCGCGGACCTGCCTCCCGTACCGGATCTGCGCCCCGACGCCGCCCGGATAGCCGCCGAGGCTCTCGGCTACGACCGCGCCGGCAACAACCCCCGGCGGCTGAGCATCAAAAGCCTGACCCATCTCCTGACGACGACCGCGCCCTGA
- a CDS encoding amidohydrolase family protein: protein MTASPTGDRLILEVQGILWSLPRAGGKAVALTTADLEPTRPTWSPDGSTVAVCAYKGGGFHIWTMAPDGSNLRRLTDGPWDDRGVSWSPDGRRIAFASERGGDPAKGSSYHIWTVDVRDGRLTQLTTGPQNDYDPAWSADGRSILFVRAEALEARALVSVPAEGGEVTVVRTVGTGTLSCPAPSPDGRRVAYIHVTAGERGPDAALMVDGGRVAEGEDVFPVPARWLSANELLYLADGQVRVRRLDSGNVTEIPFTARIDVPDSSYRDKKYEFDSTAPRPVRGIHHPVLAPDGKSVAFVALNALWLMPVDGRPRKLVQAKPEHYIQSPVWAPDGRSVLYCDDRDGLYAVHRRNVADGTETTLATGGRVNPALSPDGTRLACHDPAGNLLVRDLATGEERTLIAALGAGGLPGPPTWSPDGRYIALADRNRLTQRFREGYNLIRVVDTRTGEAVLHAPSGHMSLSDRYASGPVWSPDGRWMAFVAESALWVLPVRGDGAPAGAPRRITDEAADHPSWAKDSRTILYLAGGDLRLVDREGGSRRALRVPLTYRRKSPPSATTRVHAGRLWDGTGDKVLENVDIVVRGNRIVSVEPHRPGRPRGAERHIDASAHTVLPGLWDSHVHLWQYTYGGRQNIVNLAYGITTTVSLGGFAYEGVRLREAIAAGEVDGPRLFATGELIDGSRVAYTMGRAHQTREGVRRTLDRATTLDYDFVKTYVRADGWIMEEAVKAAHEKLGVRAGSHLCYPGINLGQDLTTHLQATQRLEYGHATSALGRAYQDVEEVYRSPDFHLVATPFSALQLLGADPSLAEDPRVTRLMPPWDVAMVRSTAAEPPTFAELLRIETEVDIYRRMIRQDNAGIALGTDSPLYPVGLHLHLALRALHRYGFSATQALRTVTVLPARVFGVEDDLGTVEPGKLADLVFVDGDPFRDFSTLVRTPMTMRDGVLRRQEELMTRSAGAGTSVAGGTDWLETSRVMRKDGCCSEHL, encoded by the coding sequence GTGACCGCCTCGCCCACCGGTGACCGGCTGATCCTGGAGGTCCAGGGCATCCTGTGGTCGCTCCCTCGCGCGGGGGGAAAGGCCGTCGCCCTGACCACCGCCGACCTCGAACCCACCCGGCCCACCTGGTCCCCCGACGGCTCCACCGTGGCCGTGTGCGCGTACAAGGGGGGCGGTTTCCATATATGGACCATGGCTCCGGACGGCTCGAACCTGCGCCGGCTCACGGACGGCCCCTGGGACGACAGGGGAGTGAGCTGGTCCCCGGACGGCAGAAGGATCGCCTTCGCCTCCGAGCGCGGCGGGGACCCCGCCAAGGGCAGCTCGTACCACATCTGGACCGTGGACGTCCGCGACGGCCGGCTGACGCAGCTGACGACCGGCCCGCAGAACGACTACGACCCGGCGTGGTCCGCCGACGGCCGCAGCATCCTCTTCGTCAGGGCCGAGGCGCTGGAGGCCCGCGCCCTCGTCTCGGTCCCCGCGGAGGGCGGCGAGGTCACCGTGGTGCGCACCGTCGGCACGGGCACCCTGTCGTGCCCCGCGCCGTCGCCCGACGGCAGGCGGGTCGCCTACATCCACGTCACCGCCGGAGAGCGGGGGCCCGACGCCGCCCTCATGGTGGACGGCGGGCGGGTCGCCGAGGGAGAGGACGTCTTCCCGGTGCCCGCCCGCTGGCTGTCCGCGAACGAGCTGCTCTATCTCGCCGACGGGCAGGTCCGGGTTCGGCGGCTGGACTCGGGGAACGTCACGGAGATCCCGTTCACCGCGCGGATCGACGTGCCGGACTCCTCGTACCGGGACAAGAAGTACGAGTTCGACTCCACCGCCCCCCGGCCCGTGCGCGGGATCCACCATCCCGTGCTCGCGCCGGACGGCAAATCGGTCGCGTTCGTCGCGCTCAACGCCCTCTGGCTCATGCCCGTCGACGGCCGGCCGCGCAAACTCGTCCAAGCCAAGCCCGAACACTACATCCAGTCACCGGTGTGGGCGCCCGACGGCCGCAGCGTCCTCTACTGCGACGACCGGGACGGGCTGTACGCCGTGCACCGCAGGAACGTCGCCGACGGCACGGAGACGACCCTCGCCACCGGCGGCCGGGTCAACCCGGCCCTCTCTCCCGACGGCACCCGGCTCGCCTGCCACGACCCCGCCGGAAACCTCCTGGTCCGCGACCTGGCGACCGGTGAGGAGCGCACGCTGATCGCCGCGCTCGGCGCGGGCGGCCTGCCGGGCCCGCCCACGTGGTCCCCCGACGGCCGATACATCGCCCTCGCCGACCGCAACCGGCTGACCCAGCGCTTCCGCGAGGGCTACAACCTCATCCGCGTCGTCGACACGCGCACGGGGGAGGCGGTCCTGCACGCCCCCTCCGGGCACATGTCGCTGTCCGACCGCTACGCCTCCGGGCCCGTGTGGTCTCCCGACGGGCGATGGATGGCGTTCGTCGCCGAGTCCGCGCTGTGGGTGCTCCCCGTCCGCGGCGACGGCGCTCCCGCCGGGGCGCCGCGGCGGATCACCGACGAGGCCGCCGACCATCCCTCCTGGGCCAAGGACTCCCGCACCATCCTCTATCTGGCCGGGGGCGATCTCCGGCTGGTCGACCGCGAAGGCGGGTCGCGCCGCGCGCTGCGCGTCCCGCTCACCTACCGTCGCAAGTCGCCGCCCTCCGCCACGACCCGCGTCCACGCGGGCCGCCTGTGGGACGGCACCGGCGACAAGGTCCTCGAAAACGTCGACATCGTCGTACGTGGCAACCGCATCGTCTCCGTCGAGCCGCACCGGCCGGGCAGGCCCCGCGGCGCCGAACGCCATATAGACGCCTCCGCCCACACCGTGCTGCCCGGACTGTGGGACTCCCACGTCCACCTCTGGCAGTACACCTACGGCGGCCGGCAGAACATCGTCAACCTCGCCTACGGCATCACCACGACCGTCTCCCTGGGAGGTTTCGCCTACGAGGGCGTACGCCTCCGCGAGGCCATCGCCGCCGGGGAGGTGGACGGGCCGCGCCTCTTCGCGACCGGCGAGCTGATCGACGGCTCCCGGGTCGCCTACACCATGGGCCGCGCCCACCAGACCCGCGAGGGCGTGCGCCGCACCCTCGACCGGGCGACCACGCTGGACTACGACTTCGTCAAGACGTACGTGCGCGCGGACGGCTGGATCATGGAGGAGGCCGTCAAGGCCGCCCACGAGAAACTCGGCGTCCGGGCCGGGAGCCATCTGTGCTACCCGGGGATCAACCTGGGGCAGGACCTCACGACGCACCTGCAGGCCACCCAGCGGCTGGAGTACGGTCACGCGACCTCCGCGCTGGGCCGCGCCTACCAGGACGTCGAGGAGGTCTACCGGAGTCCTGATTTCCACCTCGTCGCCACCCCCTTCTCCGCGCTGCAGCTGCTGGGCGCGGACCCCTCGCTCGCCGAGGATCCCCGGGTGACCCGGCTGATGCCCCCGTGGGACGTCGCCATGGTGCGCAGCACAGCGGCGGAGCCCCCGACGTTCGCCGAGCTGCTCAGGATCGAGACCGAGGTCGACATCTACCGGCGCATGATCAGGCAGGACAACGCCGGCATCGCGTTGGGCACCGATTCGCCGCTCTACCCGGTCGGGCTCCATCTCCACCTGGCCCTGCGGGCGCTGCACCGGTACGGCTTCTCCGCCACGCAGGCGCTGCGTACCGTCACGGTGCTGCCGGCCCGGGTGTTCGGCGTCGAGGACGACCTGGGCACGGTCGAGCCCGGCAAGCTCGCCGACCTGGTCTTCGTCGACGGAGACCCGTTCAGGGACTTCTCCACGCTGGTGCGGACCCCGATGACGATGCGCGACGGCGTGCTGCGCCGGCAGGAGGAGCTGATGACGCGGAGCGCCGGCGCCGGGACGTCCGTGGCCGGTGGGACCGACTGGCTGGAGACGTCCCGGGTCATGCGCAAGGACGGCTGCTGCTCCGAGCATCTCTGA
- a CDS encoding MFS transporter — MTVKQQSKKSKPPRISHGWRIVVALAITQTVGYGVLYYAFAVFLSPMRRDLGASVSQVTGAFTLAVLVTGLAAPLVGRWLDRHGGRGLMTLGSVAGTLATFAWSRVDNLPALYAVLAVIGLSSAMTLYEPAFAIVVAWFDPARRSTALLTVTLVAGFASSIFLPLTGLLVDLYGWRTALVFLAVIHAVTTIPLHAFFIRRPPLAEEPGPAEREEARSDAGLREAMRGRAFWLLAVAFVAHTGAIAIVAVHLLAYLTELGHSPTFAASVTGLLGILSVTGRLVTTGLHRRFSAAGVTAAVFFLQAVAAALLPVLGRSGVGAVACVITFGIGFGVGTLARPVLLAERYGVTGYATIAGAQALPIMLSKALGPLAAAFLSQGMGYPFVMLVVAVSSVVASAMLVAYGRS, encoded by the coding sequence GTGACCGTCAAACAACAGAGTAAAAAGAGTAAACCGCCTCGGATCTCCCACGGCTGGCGCATCGTCGTCGCCCTGGCCATAACGCAGACCGTCGGTTACGGGGTGCTCTACTACGCGTTCGCCGTTTTCCTCAGTCCCATGCGGCGTGATCTGGGCGCCTCCGTGAGCCAGGTCACCGGCGCCTTCACCCTCGCCGTGCTGGTCACCGGGCTCGCCGCCCCGCTGGTCGGCCGGTGGCTGGACCGCCACGGCGGGCGCGGCCTCATGACGCTGGGCTCGGTCGCCGGCACGCTGGCGACGTTCGCCTGGTCCCGGGTCGACAACCTGCCCGCCCTCTACGCGGTCCTCGCCGTCATCGGCCTGTCCTCGGCCATGACGCTCTACGAACCGGCGTTCGCGATCGTCGTCGCCTGGTTCGACCCCGCCCGCCGCTCCACCGCCCTGCTGACCGTCACCCTGGTGGCCGGATTCGCCTCCAGCATCTTCCTGCCCCTCACCGGACTGCTCGTCGACCTCTACGGCTGGCGTACCGCCCTGGTCTTCCTCGCCGTCATCCACGCCGTGACCACCATCCCGCTGCACGCCTTCTTCATCCGGCGGCCACCCCTCGCCGAGGAGCCCGGCCCCGCCGAGCGGGAGGAGGCGCGAAGCGACGCCGGCCTGCGCGAGGCCATGCGCGGGCGGGCCTTCTGGCTGCTGGCCGTCGCGTTCGTCGCGCACACCGGGGCCATCGCGATCGTCGCCGTCCACCTGCTCGCCTATCTCACCGAACTCGGCCATTCCCCCACGTTCGCCGCGTCCGTCACCGGGCTGCTCGGCATTCTGTCGGTCACCGGCAGGCTCGTCACCACCGGTCTCCACCGGCGCTTCTCGGCCGCCGGGGTCACCGCCGCCGTCTTCTTCCTGCAGGCCGTGGCCGCGGCGCTCCTGCCGGTGCTCGGGAGGAGCGGGGTCGGCGCCGTCGCCTGCGTGATCACCTTCGGGATCGGGTTCGGGGTCGGCACCCTGGCCCGCCCCGTGCTCCTCGCCGAGAGGTACGGCGTCACCGGTTACGCGACCATCGCCGGAGCCCAGGCCCTCCCGATCATGCTCTCCAAGGCGCTCGGCCCCCTGGCGGCGGCCTTCCTCAGCCAGGGCATGGGCTACCCCTTCGTGATGCTCGTGGTCGCCGTCTCCAGCGTCGTCGCGTCCGCCATGCTCGTCGCCTACGGAAGATCCTGA